Proteins from a genomic interval of Desulfofustis limnaeus:
- a CDS encoding crotonase/enoyl-CoA hydratase family protein, with protein MNRDFLKIFCEFKEVSLRYDPQHRAIWCYYNPRIRPCFSATMLRELRQVQQGIIDYFAAKDKDEEPLIRYQILHSQIPGIFNLGGDLALFSQLIRQKNRSLLHDYAKRCIDVCYLNSINLNLPITTISLVEGSALGGGFESALSSNILIATEDAEMGFPEIRFNLFPGMGAYSLLARHLGMRTAEQIITSGETYSARRLHEMGIVHRLAKPGQGIECVEDFMRKHSLLGNGFRALQQVRQYYNGMNYRELEVIVELWVDAAMRLEEKDLRLIDRLVKAQSTKMAAMKEQPLKRTKQDRRFVTGRAAFPLTDRNGEIVLVDRRVNPDRRLYN; from the coding sequence ATGAATCGAGATTTCTTGAAGATCTTCTGCGAGTTCAAAGAGGTATCTCTGCGTTACGATCCGCAGCACCGGGCCATCTGGTGCTATTACAACCCCAGGATACGGCCATGCTTCTCAGCAACGATGCTGCGGGAATTGCGCCAAGTCCAACAAGGCATCATCGACTATTTTGCAGCAAAGGATAAAGACGAGGAACCGCTCATCCGTTATCAGATCCTGCATTCGCAGATCCCCGGCATCTTCAACCTGGGCGGCGATCTGGCCCTCTTCAGTCAACTGATCCGGCAGAAAAACAGATCGCTCCTGCACGATTATGCCAAGCGCTGCATTGACGTCTGCTATCTCAATTCGATCAATCTGAATCTGCCGATCACCACAATTTCGTTGGTCGAGGGTTCGGCTCTGGGCGGTGGGTTCGAATCGGCATTGTCGAGCAATATCCTCATCGCAACCGAGGATGCCGAGATGGGCTTCCCGGAAATCCGTTTCAACCTGTTTCCAGGCATGGGGGCATACAGCCTCTTGGCACGTCACCTGGGCATGAGGACCGCGGAACAGATCATTACCAGCGGCGAGACGTATAGCGCCAGACGTTTACACGAGATGGGGATCGTGCACCGCTTGGCAAAACCTGGCCAGGGCATCGAATGCGTCGAAGACTTCATGCGCAAACACTCTTTGCTGGGCAACGGATTCAGGGCCTTGCAACAGGTTCGTCAATACTATAACGGCATGAACTACCGGGAACTTGAAGTCATTGTGGAATTATGGGTCGACGCCGCGATGCGTCTTGAGGAAAAAGACTTACGGTTGATCGACCGCCTGGTGAAGGCGCAATCGACAAAGATGGCAGCCATGAAGGAACAACCGCTGAAACGGACCAAACAGGACCGGCGTTTTGTCACCGGCAGGGCAGCCTTTCCCCTCACGGATCGAAATGGCGAAATCGTACTGGTTGATCGACGCGTAAACCCTGACCGACGGTTGTACAACTAA
- a CDS encoding antibiotic biosynthesis monooxygenase family protein: MRPLKEIRVIWEFIVRDEYLEQFVHAYSSGGAWALLFEKYTGYLKTELIIDTANAHRFITIDYWDSFDSYMDMKNNCSTSYQSLDDTCAVYTVKETFIGVFEA; encoded by the coding sequence ATGCGGCCTTTAAAAGAGATAAGAGTCATCTGGGAATTTATCGTAAGAGATGAATACCTTGAGCAGTTCGTTCACGCCTATTCCTCCGGAGGAGCATGGGCATTGCTCTTCGAAAAATACACGGGCTACCTCAAAACCGAATTGATCATTGATACCGCAAACGCTCATCGATTTATCACCATTGATTATTGGGATTCCTTCGATTCATACATGGACATGAAAAATAATTGCAGCACGTCCTATCAGTCATTAGATGATACGTGTGCAGTCTACACGGTGAAGGAGACCTTTATTGGCGTTTTTGAAGCATGA
- a CDS encoding VOC family protein — translation MEFLVNIDIDDLEKAIRFYRVAFGLHVGRRFGADGVEMLGGSAPIYLLVKTAGTYASDTTEQVRSYERHWTPTHLDFVVEEIETAVHRAVQAGARLEKPIAAHQWGKLALMADPFGHGFCFIQFLGHGYDEIAE, via the coding sequence ATGGAATTTCTCGTAAACATCGATATAGACGATCTTGAGAAAGCCATTCGGTTTTATCGTGTTGCTTTCGGGTTACATGTTGGCCGTCGTTTTGGAGCTGATGGAGTAGAGATGCTCGGCGGCTCGGCACCGATCTATCTGCTCGTCAAGACAGCAGGTACGTACGCGTCAGATACAACAGAACAGGTCCGGAGCTATGAGCGCCATTGGACGCCGACCCATTTGGATTTCGTAGTTGAAGAGATTGAGACTGCCGTTCACAGAGCCGTTCAGGCCGGGGCGCGGCTTGAGAAGCCAATTGCTGCGCACCAATGGGGCAAGTTGGCACTCATGGCCGACCCCTTCGGTCACGGATTTTGTTTCATACAGTTTCTCGGTCACGGTTATGACGAGATTGCCGAATAG
- a CDS encoding IS5 family transposase: MTQFGLFDYHKRLSRIDKAGDPLIELNKVVDWEQFRVLINRALEKPRKSPAGAKGYDPILLFKILILQSLYNLSDEAMEYQILDRYSFSRFLGIREGSKVPDATTIFRFRDELAKAGVVELLFTQFDQFLREHGFRAQKGQIVDASIIRVPTQRNSREENEDIKAGTPITSWDEPKRRQKDTDARWTKKNGKAFFGYKNHVSIDVGHKFIRSYEVTDASVHDSQVFTELLDPENTSNDVWADSAYRSEESLQELAQQGFQEHLQLKGNRHRKLTDEERQANRTRSKIRSRVEHVFGVMAMRTGSTLMRGIGMVRIRAKIGLRNLAYNVSRFALLATA; this comes from the coding sequence ATGACACAATTCGGCCTCTTCGATTATCACAAGCGACTCTCCCGGATCGATAAAGCCGGTGATCCCCTGATCGAACTCAATAAGGTGGTTGATTGGGAACAGTTCCGTGTCCTCATCAACCGTGCACTTGAGAAACCGCGTAAATCTCCAGCCGGTGCCAAGGGCTACGACCCAATCCTGCTGTTCAAGATCCTGATTCTCCAGTCTTTGTACAATCTCTCCGACGAGGCCATGGAGTATCAGATCCTTGATCGCTATTCGTTTTCCCGGTTCCTTGGTATTCGTGAAGGTTCCAAGGTGCCCGATGCCACCACCATCTTCCGCTTCCGGGATGAACTGGCCAAAGCCGGCGTGGTGGAGCTGCTGTTTACCCAGTTCGATCAGTTCCTCCGTGAGCATGGCTTTCGTGCGCAAAAGGGCCAGATTGTCGATGCCTCCATTATCCGCGTTCCCACTCAGCGCAACAGCCGGGAAGAAAACGAAGATATCAAAGCCGGCACACCCATCACCTCATGGGACGAACCGAAACGCCGGCAAAAAGATACCGATGCCCGCTGGACCAAGAAGAACGGCAAAGCGTTCTTTGGCTACAAGAACCATGTCAGTATCGACGTCGGTCACAAGTTCATTCGCAGCTATGAGGTCACCGACGCCAGTGTCCATGACAGTCAAGTGTTTACCGAGCTGCTTGACCCGGAAAATACCAGTAATGACGTCTGGGCCGATTCTGCGTACCGTTCCGAAGAATCGTTGCAGGAGTTGGCACAACAAGGGTTTCAAGAACACCTGCAGCTCAAGGGCAACCGGCACCGAAAGCTGACCGACGAAGAGCGCCAGGCGAATCGGACCAGATCGAAGATCCGTAGCCGTGTCGAACATGTCTTCGGGGTGATGGCCATGCGTACCGGCAGTACACTGATGCGCGGGATTGGCATGGTCAGAATCAGGGCCAAGATCGGCTTGCGCAATTTGGCTTACAATGTGAGCCGTTTTGCACTGCTGGCCACCGCTTAA
- a CDS encoding GNAT family N-acetyltransferase has product MKTPAIRPRIREEITQDSEILTKVSFNAKGYWNYPKEFFEIWSTELTINSEYIQKNDVFVFENDGTIVGYYSIVELKDDIDLSGIKISKGFWLEHMFVEPHNIGKKIGTKMFEHLRVRCAARGISFLGILSDPNARGLYEKMGCDYIREYQ; this is encoded by the coding sequence ATCAAAACGCCAGCTATACGACCGAGGATCAGAGAAGAAATCACTCAAGATTCTGAAATCTTAACAAAAGTTTCATTCAACGCAAAAGGATATTGGAATTATCCAAAAGAGTTTTTCGAAATATGGTCTACCGAACTGACTATCAACTCGGAATACATACAAAAAAATGACGTGTTTGTTTTCGAAAACGATGGGACAATCGTCGGCTACTATTCGATTGTCGAACTCAAAGACGATATCGACCTGTCAGGCATCAAAATAAGCAAGGGTTTCTGGCTTGAGCATATGTTCGTTGAGCCACACAACATTGGCAAAAAAATCGGCACAAAAATGTTCGAACACCTCCGAGTAAGGTGTGCTGCCCGTGGGATCTCTTTTTTGGGTATTCTTTCGGATCCGAACGCAAGAGGACTCTACGAAAAAATGGGATGTGACTATATTCGTGAATATCAGTAG
- a CDS encoding GNAT family N-acetyltransferase — protein sequence MHFSAYNESDKREIQALFTRTFSASEGPVEGELIGRLALDVMNETETKNIFGFVATENGHIVGCVFFTRLSFDSPIEAFLLAPVAVDTKYQGRGVGQKLIRFGIERLAELGVKLVFTYGNPIYYAKVGFKHVPEEVAKPPFELSQPEGWLGQPLVGDGIKPLPGRSRCVASFHDRRYW from the coding sequence ATGCATTTTTCAGCGTACAACGAGTCTGACAAACGAGAGATCCAGGCGTTATTTACACGAACGTTCTCTGCTTCAGAGGGGCCAGTGGAGGGCGAACTGATCGGACGTTTGGCCCTCGATGTAATGAACGAGACTGAAACCAAGAACATCTTCGGGTTTGTTGCCACCGAAAATGGCCACATAGTTGGCTGCGTCTTCTTCACGAGGTTGTCGTTCGATTCGCCCATTGAAGCGTTCCTTTTGGCACCGGTAGCTGTCGACACGAAGTATCAGGGCCGAGGCGTTGGCCAAAAGCTGATTCGTTTTGGCATTGAGCGGTTGGCCGAGCTGGGCGTGAAACTCGTTTTCACCTATGGAAATCCCATCTACTACGCAAAAGTCGGCTTCAAACACGTCCCCGAAGAAGTTGCGAAGCCGCCTTTTGAGCTGTCACAGCCCGAGGGCTGGCTGGGTCAACCATTGGTTGGAGACGGTATAAAACCCTTGCCGGGAAGATCGCGCTGTGTTGCATCTTTTCACGATCGTCGCTATTGGTAA
- a CDS encoding DUF488 domain-containing protein produces MNILLKRVYETPHRDDGTRILVDRLWPRGMTKERAKIDVWLKEITPSHELRTWYQHDIDKWPDFKRRYFAEIDAHPEAVRELLRYAEQGTITLVYAAKAPEHNHALALKQYLEQNR; encoded by the coding sequence GTGAACATTCTGCTCAAGCGCGTCTACGAGACGCCCCATCGCGACGACGGCACGAGGATTCTGGTCGACCGGCTCTGGCCGCGCGGAATGACCAAGGAGCGGGCCAAGATCGATGTGTGGCTCAAGGAGATAACCCCCTCGCATGAGCTACGCACCTGGTACCAACACGACATTGACAAGTGGCCGGATTTTAAACGGCGCTATTTTGCCGAAATCGATGCTCACCCGGAGGCGGTTCGTGAGCTGCTGCGGTATGCCGAGCAGGGAACCATAACCCTGGTGTACGCAGCCAAGGCGCCGGAACACAATCATGCCCTGGCGCTCAAACAGTATCTTGAACAAAACAGATAG
- a CDS encoding class I SAM-dependent methyltransferase → MRSMSITRPSSTGCTRQALHERTSKNSLHTRGKGDDVSPENSFSGKGVFPPKYAFTLLIPFRNIFLSPKQLIHRLALQDEHTVLEIGPGPGYFSTHVAQQLKRGKLVLLDIQQEMLDYAKRRLDKRGITNVDYLLTDGARFDLASKAFDRVFMVTVLGEVANQETYLQEIHRILKDDGIVSISELAGDPDKMSIDQLHALTSAQDFETTRIFGNRFNYTINLRKRGHVKSEPIQG, encoded by the coding sequence ATGAGATCGATGTCGATAACCAGACCAAGCAGCACTGGTTGCACCAGGCAAGCGCTGCATGAGCGAACCTCCAAGAATAGCCTTCACACGCGAGGAAAGGGAGATGACGTCTCACCTGAAAACAGTTTTTCCGGGAAAGGGGTATTTCCCCCGAAATACGCCTTTACCCTGCTCATCCCTTTTAGGAACATCTTTCTTTCACCCAAACAACTGATACACAGATTGGCGTTGCAGGACGAACACACGGTTCTGGAAATCGGACCAGGTCCCGGCTATTTCAGCACGCATGTGGCACAGCAGCTGAAAAGGGGAAAACTGGTTCTGCTCGACATCCAGCAGGAGATGTTGGATTACGCCAAAAGGCGGCTCGACAAACGAGGGATCACCAATGTCGACTATCTCCTGACCGATGGTGCTCGTTTCGATCTTGCGAGCAAGGCGTTTGACCGGGTATTCATGGTTACCGTCCTTGGTGAAGTTGCGAACCAGGAGACTTACCTGCAAGAGATCCACCGGATTTTGAAGGATGATGGGATCGTATCCATCTCCGAGTTGGCTGGCGATCCCGACAAGATGAGCATAGACCAACTGCACGCCTTGACATCTGCTCAGGACTTTGAGACAACCAGGATCTTTGGCAACCGGTTCAATTATACGATCAACCTCCGCAAGAGAGGCCACGTGAAGTCTGAGCCTATCCAAGGGTGA
- a CDS encoding HAD hydrolase-like protein: MTDFASIHNLLLDLDGTLTDPHLGITRCIQFALTRLERPVPPPEELLWCIGPPLRHSFCALLDSDDPSLLDTALHHYRQRFATVGLFENEVYPDIPEALTAIRTSGKRLFLATSKPGVFAHQILDHFDLSRFFDGVYGSELDGGRVDKTELINHIMHNERLSQQTTLMVGDRKYDIIGGRNNGIATAAVTYGYGSGDELAAVQPDHVFHSPAQMAAGLTQSPEQTEISPTPHHPSSTH, translated from the coding sequence ATGACCGATTTTGCCTCTATTCACAACCTGCTTCTGGACCTGGACGGGACCCTGACCGACCCGCACCTGGGGATCACCCGCTGCATTCAATTCGCCCTGACCCGATTGGAGCGGCCGGTACCGCCGCCGGAGGAACTCCTCTGGTGCATTGGTCCGCCGCTGAGGCATTCCTTTTGCGCCTTACTGGACAGCGACGACCCCAGCCTTCTCGATACCGCTCTGCATCATTACCGCCAGCGGTTCGCCACCGTCGGGCTGTTTGAAAACGAAGTCTATCCCGATATTCCCGAGGCCCTTACCGCCATTCGGACCAGTGGAAAACGGCTGTTCCTGGCCACCTCGAAACCGGGCGTGTTTGCCCACCAGATTCTCGACCACTTTGATTTAAGCCGTTTCTTCGACGGGGTCTACGGCAGCGAGTTGGACGGGGGGCGGGTGGACAAGACCGAACTGATCAACCACATCATGCATAACGAACGGCTGTCACAGCAGACCACGCTCATGGTCGGCGACCGCAAGTACGACATCATCGGCGGTCGCAACAACGGCATCGCCACCGCCGCCGTTACTTACGGATATGGCAGCGGTGACGAGCTTGCGGCGGTCCAACCGGATCATGTCTTCCACAGTCCCGCCCAGATGGCGGCCGGCTTGACCCAGTCCCCTGAACAGACGGAAATCTCGCCAACCCCGCACCATCCCTCATCGACCCACTAA
- a CDS encoding flavin reductase family protein, whose translation MAKIQIDGNHVFLYPMPMVLVGAVIDGKANFMAVGWVSRVNMKPPLFSIALGHHHTNKGIEEHQEFSINIPDVSLMEKTDYCGLISGEKHDKSRLFEVFYGELKHAPLIAQCPVSIACTVYTKAKLPFDTLYIGEPKEVFTEEKYLTEKKLDVQKMKPFTLTMPDNNYWSVGSPIGKAWSVGKGLKT comes from the coding sequence ATGGCCAAGATCCAGATAGATGGCAATCATGTTTTTTTGTACCCTATGCCGATGGTACTGGTGGGTGCTGTTATAGACGGCAAGGCAAACTTCATGGCAGTTGGATGGGTCAGCCGGGTCAATATGAAACCTCCCCTGTTCTCCATCGCCTTGGGCCACCACCACACCAACAAAGGAATTGAGGAACACCAGGAATTCAGCATCAATATTCCCGATGTCTCACTGATGGAAAAGACCGATTACTGCGGACTCATTTCGGGCGAAAAGCATGACAAGTCCCGTCTCTTCGAGGTCTTTTACGGGGAATTGAAACATGCCCCGCTGATCGCCCAATGCCCGGTCAGCATCGCCTGCACGGTTTACACGAAGGCCAAACTGCCCTTTGACACCCTTTATATTGGTGAACCGAAAGAGGTTTTCACTGAAGAAAAGTACCTGACTGAAAAGAAATTGGATGTCCAGAAGATGAAGCCGTTCACACTGACCATGCCCGACAACAACTACTGGTCCGTCGGCTCACCCATCGGCAAGGCATGGAGTGTCGGCAAAGGATTGAAGACATAG
- the rsgA gene encoding ribosome small subunit-dependent GTPase A, with product MKHNELQKWGWDEWFEQDITCGPSDSIARVAAVDREQFLLVDQTGIFRGRVAGSYRYRHHLAHELPCVGDWVYVEKSPGEEFGVVYSILPRKTSLRRKMAGNAIEYQMIAANVDVVFIVVSCHFDFNVNRQERYLVMVQDGGAEPCLLLTKSDLVEPAVLAEQKAAIRSAGITSPIVSLSNVTEEGLEELQTLLSPGRTYCFVGSSGVGKSTLVNRLIGHRKLDTGSVSGTGEGRHTTVRRELLRLAEGALVIDNPGMREFGIIGAENGIAQSYSDITALSSRCRYRDCRHTGEPCCAVVEAVAAGELSQEHLDNYLKLSEESSFHQMSRAEKRKKDRDFGKHVKSVKKNLRR from the coding sequence ATGAAGCATAATGAACTGCAAAAATGGGGATGGGACGAGTGGTTCGAACAAGACATCACGTGCGGGCCATCCGACTCCATTGCCCGTGTAGCAGCGGTCGATCGCGAACAGTTCCTGCTCGTTGATCAGACGGGGATCTTCCGGGGACGGGTGGCCGGCAGCTATCGGTATCGCCATCACCTTGCCCATGAATTGCCCTGTGTTGGAGACTGGGTCTACGTGGAGAAAAGCCCCGGTGAAGAATTCGGTGTGGTTTACTCAATTCTCCCGAGAAAAACCTCGTTGCGCCGAAAGATGGCCGGAAACGCCATTGAGTACCAGATGATTGCGGCAAACGTTGATGTGGTGTTCATCGTCGTTTCCTGCCATTTCGATTTCAACGTTAACCGCCAGGAACGCTACCTCGTCATGGTCCAGGATGGTGGGGCCGAACCTTGCCTTCTGCTCACCAAATCCGATTTAGTGGAGCCTGCCGTTCTGGCCGAACAGAAAGCAGCTATCCGCTCTGCCGGCATCACGTCGCCTATCGTTTCGCTGAGCAACGTTACCGAAGAAGGACTGGAGGAGCTGCAAACCCTGCTGTCGCCGGGAAGGACCTATTGCTTCGTCGGCTCATCGGGAGTCGGCAAAAGCACTCTGGTCAACCGACTCATCGGGCACCGGAAATTGGACACCGGGTCGGTTAGCGGCACCGGCGAAGGACGACACACGACAGTCCGCCGTGAATTGCTCCGTCTCGCCGAGGGCGCACTGGTCATCGACAATCCGGGGATGCGCGAATTCGGCATCATCGGTGCTGAAAACGGTATCGCTCAGAGTTACAGCGATATCACAGCCCTTTCTTCGCGCTGCCGGTACCGTGACTGCCGTCATACCGGCGAACCGTGTTGCGCAGTGGTCGAAGCCGTCGCAGCCGGTGAACTTTCCCAAGAGCATCTGGACAACTATTTGAAGCTCAGTGAAGAATCGAGTTTTCACCAGATGTCTCGAGCCGAAAAGAGAAAAAAAGACAGGGATTTCGGCAAACACGTCAAATCGGTAAAGAAAAATCTGAGGCGCTGA
- a CDS encoding GNAT family N-acetyltransferase, with protein MEISIYSPAHEAAVIGAIAKDPLWQIITSDQTIAVYRQLLRTSITYVSFSDATFCGYVRAVPDPGFAAYISELYVVEAWRGRKIGQALIERVKHDHPHLHLYALSDEDAFYEKKGYTKVGSVFAI; from the coding sequence ATGGAAATTTCAATCTACTCTCCGGCCCATGAAGCCGCGGTCATTGGCGCCATTGCCAAGGATCCGCTATGGCAGATCATCACCAGTGACCAGACGATTGCCGTCTACCGGCAGTTGCTCCGGACCAGCATCACCTACGTCAGTTTCAGCGACGCTACCTTTTGCGGCTATGTCCGAGCGGTGCCGGACCCTGGATTCGCCGCCTACATCAGCGAGTTGTATGTGGTTGAGGCGTGGCGAGGAAGAAAGATCGGCCAAGCACTGATCGAACGCGTCAAGCACGATCACCCTCACCTGCATCTCTATGCCCTGTCGGATGAAGACGCTTTCTACGAGAAAAAGGGCTACACAAAGGTGGGTTCGGTCTTTGCGATCTAA
- a CDS encoding LysE family translocator encodes MFGTENLLLFVISGLLLNITPGADILYIVGRSSSQGGRGGSVAALGIGAGCLVHILSATVGISALIAASATAFTVVKYVGAAYLVFIGITMLRTRKNGGSEVKPLPPTRLSTIFWQGFLTNALNPKVALFFLAFLPQFVAPDAAHKSLAFLFLGILFNVNGTLWNLFVAWASSNLAARFHRPGQLTPWLNRAIGALFLYFGVRLAVLHT; translated from the coding sequence ATGTTTGGAACTGAGAACCTGCTGCTTTTCGTGATTTCCGGCCTGCTCCTCAACATTACTCCCGGTGCGGATATCCTTTACATTGTCGGACGCTCGAGCTCCCAGGGGGGGCGCGGCGGCAGCGTCGCCGCCCTGGGGATCGGTGCGGGCTGTCTGGTTCACATTCTCTCGGCAACAGTTGGCATTTCCGCCCTTATTGCCGCTTCGGCGACGGCTTTTACCGTGGTCAAATATGTCGGCGCTGCCTACCTGGTGTTTATCGGCATAACCATGCTTCGCACCAGGAAAAATGGTGGCAGCGAGGTCAAGCCATTGCCGCCGACCAGGCTGAGCACCATCTTCTGGCAAGGATTTCTCACCAATGCCCTCAATCCGAAGGTTGCCTTGTTCTTTCTTGCTTTCCTGCCGCAATTCGTAGCTCCCGATGCAGCGCATAAAAGCCTCGCCTTCCTCTTTCTCGGCATTTTGTTCAATGTCAACGGTACGCTATGGAACCTATTCGTTGCCTGGGCTTCATCGAACCTAGCGGCACGGTTTCACCGGCCCGGCCAGCTCACACCTTGGCTCAACCGAGCGATTGGCGCACTATTTCTCTATTTTGGCGTAAGGCTCGCCGTCCTCCATACCTGA
- a CDS encoding EAL domain-containing protein, with protein sequence MNSQTAEIDANIEQERIDNLYRRSKTASITLLLISTVYVLLIAKSFPLAHLITWYLVLVIVLAGRLVAAHWYESARNRRHSLTFWLYLFRFGVFVAGATVGSLNLFFFSQESLSFLLLAIIFPFGIIVGAVTILLDFLAFFLYVSTLMGPVIFQTSIAGDQLFGGIGALTFILVLFFLKFSKEYNNNFVTTSRLRFENKALLKNLEEERNQLNNRLGRIMNDSSIEIFVFNARTLRCLQVNRGAIENLGYTKEEFAALHLPDIFVNLDLHSFSRLIQPLYGGREVVIHKGENRRKDKSSYPVEARLQLSKQDDPPIVVATVQNISERIEWEKKLIFQANFDQLTGLRNRHYIQAYMHSVFTRARRQQRKVALLFMDLDNFKNINDTLGHDVGDELLRQTARRILTLLRESDIAARTGGDEFTVLLENLHEVSNAELVAGKLVKEFRHPFKVNGHEVYTTISLGISIYPDDGSTLDQLMKYADMAMYQAKNNGRNNYCFFSHEMRRSSEEQMMISTHLRHAIAREELSLYYQPKIDIDRSKIIGAEALLRWHSKDLGSISPEIFIPLAEQSGLINDLGNWVLQTACQEAMEWEKRYGEKLHVSVNISPQQFRTGILFEAVENALSLSGLPPERLELEITESLLLQDSDEPLALLRALHENRIRLALDDFGTGYSSLSYLRRFPLQVLKIDRSFISGLTVDQSSCALVDAIIAMAHSLELELVAEGVENENELTFLRQRGVEIIQGYFFSPPLPVEKFRTLLSEKEETPQVQSP encoded by the coding sequence ATGAATAGTCAGACCGCCGAAATTGATGCCAACATAGAGCAAGAGCGCATCGACAATCTCTACCGACGCTCGAAAACGGCATCGATCACCCTGCTATTGATCAGCACCGTCTATGTTTTGTTGATTGCAAAGTCGTTCCCGCTTGCCCATCTGATCACCTGGTATCTGGTTCTGGTAATCGTTCTCGCCGGGCGATTAGTGGCGGCACACTGGTATGAGAGCGCCCGGAACAGACGCCACTCGCTCACTTTCTGGCTCTATCTTTTCCGTTTCGGGGTCTTTGTGGCCGGGGCAACCGTGGGCAGCCTGAATCTGTTCTTCTTTTCCCAAGAATCCCTTTCGTTCCTCCTGCTGGCCATCATCTTTCCTTTTGGCATCATTGTCGGCGCAGTGACCATCCTCCTTGATTTTCTGGCTTTCTTCCTCTATGTGAGCACCCTCATGGGGCCGGTCATCTTTCAGACCTCAATTGCCGGGGACCAGTTGTTCGGCGGCATTGGCGCCCTGACCTTCATACTGGTCCTGTTTTTTCTCAAGTTCAGCAAAGAATACAACAACAACTTTGTCACCACGTCCCGGCTGCGTTTCGAGAATAAAGCGCTCCTGAAGAATCTCGAAGAGGAGAGAAACCAGCTCAACAACCGCCTGGGCCGGATCATGAATGACAGCTCCATCGAAATCTTCGTGTTCAATGCCAGAACCCTGCGGTGCCTGCAGGTAAATCGGGGGGCAATCGAGAATCTCGGGTATACCAAGGAAGAATTTGCCGCACTTCATCTCCCCGATATCTTTGTCAACCTGGATCTTCATTCATTTTCCCGACTGATCCAGCCACTGTACGGTGGACGGGAAGTGGTCATCCATAAAGGGGAGAATCGGCGCAAGGACAAAAGCTCCTATCCGGTCGAAGCACGGCTGCAATTATCGAAACAGGACGACCCGCCCATCGTGGTCGCCACGGTGCAAAATATCAGCGAACGGATCGAGTGGGAAAAGAAGCTCATCTTCCAGGCCAATTTCGACCAGCTGACGGGCCTGCGCAATCGCCATTACATCCAGGCTTACATGCACTCGGTGTTCACCCGGGCCCGTCGCCAGCAGAGAAAAGTGGCCCTGCTCTTCATGGATCTCGATAATTTTAAAAATATCAACGACACGCTCGGCCACGATGTCGGCGATGAACTGCTGCGCCAGACGGCCCGACGTATTTTGACCCTGCTGCGAGAAAGCGACATCGCAGCCAGGACAGGCGGGGATGAGTTCACCGTACTGCTCGAAAATCTCCATGAGGTGTCCAATGCCGAACTGGTGGCCGGCAAGTTGGTGAAGGAGTTCCGGCACCCCTTCAAAGTGAACGGCCACGAGGTCTATACCACCATCAGCCTGGGAATCAGCATCTACCCCGATGACGGTTCGACCCTCGATCAGTTGATGAAGTATGCGGATATGGCCATGTATCAGGCCAAAAACAACGGCCGCAACAACTACTGCTTTTTCTCCCACGAGATGCGCCGCTCTTCCGAAGAACAGATGATGATATCCACTCATCTGCGACACGCGATCGCCCGAGAAGAGTTGTCACTTTACTATCAACCCAAGATCGATATCGACCGAAGTAAAATCATCGGAGCCGAGGCCCTCTTGCGCTGGCACAGCAAAGACCTGGGCAGCATATCCCCCGAGATCTTCATCCCCTTGGCGGAACAATCCGGTTTGATTAACGATCTGGGGAACTGGGTGCTCCAAACGGCCTGCCAAGAGGCCATGGAATGGGAAAAACGCTACGGAGAAAAACTCCATGTTTCGGTCAATATTTCGCCACAGCAGTTTCGCACCGGCATTCTGTTCGAAGCAGTTGAAAATGCGTTGTCATTGAGCGGCCTGCCGCCCGAGAGGCTTGAACTGGAGATAACGGAAAGCCTGCTGCTCCAGGATTCAGACGAGCCCCTGGCGCTCCTCAGGGCCTTGCACGAAAATCGAATCAGACTGGCGTTGGATGACTTTGGCACCGGCTATTCATCCCTTAGTTATCTGAGGCGCTTTCCCCTACAGGTGTTGAAAATCGATCGCAGCTTCATTTCCGGTCTGACGGTTGATCAAAGCAGCTGCGCTCTCGTCGATGCGATTATCGCCATGGCCCACAGCCTTGAATTGGAACTGGTCGCCGAAGGTGTCGAAAATGAGAACGAACTTACGTTTCTCCGCCAGCGTGGAGTAGAAATCATTCAGGGATATTTTTTCAGCCCGCCGCTGCCGGTTGAAAAGTTCCGCACTCTTTTGAGCGAGAAAGAGGAAACTCCGCAGGTTCAGTCTCCCTGA